One stretch of Nicotiana tabacum cultivar K326 chromosome 18, ASM71507v2, whole genome shotgun sequence DNA includes these proteins:
- the LOC142172481 gene encoding uncharacterized protein LOC142172481, with protein MPTRKLAKWQILISEFDIMYITHKSIKGQDLADYLAENSMDGDYKPLSTYFLDEKVLFAGENIEESYPGWRMFFDGATSFKGIRNGAVLILESVQHYPSSVNIRFPRFRFVDIPGPRRMVDQECQYIVIPTLCEGAMQKVHKDRVQTCPRIQNEFIDALATLSFMIQYLDKNFIDPIKIEIKDQHAYCFHVNEEPDGKPWYHDKKRFLKTHEYPENDTNGQK; from the exons ATGCCTACCAGGAAGCTAGCTAAGTGGCAAATTCTCATCAGCGAATTTGACATTATGTACATAACTCATAAGTCTATCAAAGGACAAGATTTAGCCGACTACCTCGCCGAGAATTCAATGGATGGGGATTACAAACCACTTAGCACGTACTTTCTCGATGAAAAGGTACTATTTGCCGGAGAGAATATTGAAGAATCGTACCCTgggtggagaatgttttttgatggagcaacAAGTTTCAAAGGAATCAGAAATGGGGCAGTCTTGATTTTGGAATCTGTACAACACTATCCATCGTCGGTAAATATTAGATTCCC GAGATTCCGATTTGTTGATATACCAGGTCCAAGGAGAATGGTTGACCAAGAATGTCAATATATTGTCATACCTACACTGTGTGAAGGAGCTATGCAAAaagttcacaaagatagagttcagaCATgtcccagaattcagaatgagttcatAGATGCCCTTGCAACCTTATCATTCATGATTCAGTATCTAGACAAGAACTTTATCGACcccatcaagatagaaatcaaggaTCAACATGCCTATTGCTTCCATGTGAATGAAGAACCAGATGGTAAACCTTGGTATCATGACAAAAAGAGGTTCCTCAAGACCCATGAATACCCAGAAAATGATACTAATGGTCAAAAGTGA